A single region of the Fusobacterium simiae genome encodes:
- a CDS encoding DUF1788 domain-containing protein: METMKNRFKDLIKKVKSDEFYNNRGLANEVPFYIFDYNPKYELEVRDFVKKKLLPSLEDNERLKAIEIDMFELLLESMRNDNILDMAFEIEEKKGTKFLYEKLKKSFKTEIIMKYISEKTKGKNFLILTGVGKIFPIVRTHTVLNNLQNIFDHTKVLLFFPGEYTSTDLRLFGFEDNNYYRAFKI; encoded by the coding sequence ATGGAGACAATGAAAAACAGATTTAAAGATTTGATAAAAAAAGTAAAAAGTGATGAATTTTATAATAATAGAGGTCTAGCAAATGAAGTACCTTTTTATATATTTGATTATAATCCTAAATATGAGTTAGAAGTAAGAGATTTTGTAAAAAAGAAATTATTGCCAAGTTTAGAAGATAATGAGAGATTAAAAGCAATAGAAATTGATATGTTTGAATTACTTCTTGAAAGTATGAGAAATGATAATATTTTAGATATGGCTTTTGAAATTGAAGAAAAAAAAGGAACAAAATTTTTATATGAAAAATTAAAGAAAAGTTTTAAAACTGAAATAATTATGAAGTATATTTCAGAAAAAACTAAGGGCAAAAATTTTTTGATATTAACGGGTGTAGGGAAAATTTTTCCTATTGTTAGAACTCATACAGTTTTAAATAATTTACAAAATATATTTGATCATACAAAGGTATTATTATTTTTTCCTGGTGAATATACTTCCACAGATTTAAGGCTTTTTGGCTTTGAGGATAATAACTATTATAGAGCTTTTAAAATTTAA
- the brxL gene encoding protease Lon-related BREX system protein BrxL, with the protein MDINEIGSKTFEGKIVRKDLVSKIKGGANVPVYVLEYLLGMYCNQTDEDSIEEGMLKVKKILAENYVRPDEAEKVKSKIKEMGTYNIIDKVTVILNEKKDRYEGHLSNLGVSNIEIHKSYIKDYEKLLSGGIWCILTLSYHYDEYNSTDSPFKLNKLKPIQIASLDMNEVYEARKHFTKDEWIGFLLRSSGMEFENFDKDAIWHLLARMMPLVENNYNLCELGPRGTGKSYIYKEISPNSILLSGGQTTVANLFYNMSKRQVGLVGYWDVVAFDEIAGIKFKDKDGIQIMKDFMASGSFARGKEEKNANASMVFIGNINQSVDVLVKTAHLLVDFPPEMNNDSAFFDRMHCYIPGWDIPKLSPSSFTKEYGLIVDYMAEIFRELRKISYGDVIDRYFSLGRDLNQRDTIAVRKTVSALIKLVYPDGIFSKEEVEEILIRALEYRRRIKEQLKKMAGMEFFATNFSYVDKESGEEKYVGLKEQGGSKLIPEGPLKAGALYTIAMSTNSVKGLYKIESQISAGKGKITVSDNKYRKTFENAFNYLKINSKRISGAINISEKEFYLSVADEKNVGNTEAITLGGFIAMCSISLNRQLMPQTVILGEMSLSGSINAVSDLASTLQIAREAGAKKALIPILNAVDMSTLPTDILMDIQPIFYQDPIDATQKALGLM; encoded by the coding sequence ATGGATATAAATGAGATAGGAAGTAAAACTTTTGAAGGCAAAATTGTAAGAAAAGATTTAGTTTCAAAAATAAAAGGGGGAGCAAATGTTCCTGTCTATGTTTTAGAATATTTACTTGGAATGTACTGTAATCAAACTGATGAAGATAGTATTGAAGAAGGAATGTTAAAGGTAAAAAAAATACTTGCAGAAAATTATGTTCGTCCTGATGAAGCAGAAAAAGTAAAATCTAAGATAAAAGAAATGGGGACATATAATATTATTGATAAAGTAACTGTAATTCTAAATGAAAAAAAAGATAGATATGAAGGTCATCTTTCAAATTTAGGTGTCAGTAATATTGAAATTCATAAAAGCTATATAAAAGATTATGAAAAGTTATTAAGTGGGGGAATATGGTGTATTCTTACTTTATCATATCATTATGATGAATATAATTCAACTGATTCGCCTTTTAAATTAAACAAATTAAAACCTATTCAAATTGCAAGTTTAGATATGAATGAAGTCTATGAAGCTAGGAAACATTTCACAAAAGATGAATGGATAGGATTTTTATTGAGATCATCAGGAATGGAATTTGAAAATTTTGATAAAGATGCAATATGGCATTTATTAGCAAGAATGATGCCTCTTGTTGAAAATAACTATAATCTTTGTGAATTAGGTCCAAGAGGAACAGGAAAGTCATATATTTACAAAGAAATAAGTCCAAATTCTATTTTGCTTTCTGGTGGACAGACAACAGTAGCCAATCTTTTTTATAATATGTCAAAAAGACAAGTAGGACTAGTTGGTTATTGGGATGTTGTTGCTTTTGATGAAATTGCTGGAATAAAATTTAAAGATAAAGATGGCATACAAATAATGAAAGATTTTATGGCAAGTGGTTCTTTTGCAAGAGGAAAAGAAGAAAAGAATGCCAATGCCTCTATGGTCTTTATAGGGAATATAAATCAAAGTGTTGATGTTTTAGTAAAGACTGCACACCTTTTAGTCGATTTTCCTCCTGAAATGAATAATGATTCTGCATTTTTTGATAGAATGCATTGCTATATACCAGGTTGGGATATCCCAAAATTATCTCCCTCATCTTTTACAAAAGAATATGGTTTGATAGTTGATTATATGGCTGAAATATTTAGAGAACTTAGAAAAATATCTTATGGAGATGTTATAGATAGATACTTCTCATTAGGCAGGGACTTAAATCAAAGAGATACAATTGCAGTTAGAAAAACTGTTTCAGCACTTATAAAATTAGTTTATCCAGATGGAATATTTTCAAAAGAAGAAGTTGAAGAAATTTTAATAAGGGCATTAGAATATAGAAGAAGAATAAAAGAACAATTAAAGAAAATGGCAGGAATGGAATTTTTTGCAACTAATTTTTCTTATGTAGATAAGGAAAGTGGAGAAGAAAAATATGTTGGCTTAAAAGAACAAGGTGGAAGTAAACTTATTCCTGAAGGACCTTTAAAAGCAGGAGCTTTATATACTATTGCAATGTCTACAAATTCTGTAAAAGGACTATATAAAATAGAAAGTCAAATATCTGCTGGAAAAGGAAAAATAACAGTGTCAGACAATAAATATAGAAAAACTTTTGAAAATGCTTTTAACTATTTAAAAATAAATTCTAAAAGAATAAGTGGAGCAATAAATATCAGTGAAAAAGAATTTTATTTATCTGTTGCTGATGAAAAAAATGTAGGGAATACAGAGGCTATAACTTTGGGTGGTTTTATTGCTATGTGTTCTATCTCATTAAATAGACAGTTAATGCCTCAAACAGTCATATTAGGTGAAATGTCTTTATCAGGATCTATCAATGCAGTTTCAGATTTGGCTAGTACTCTTCAAATTGCCAGAGAAGCAGGAGCTAAAAAAGCATTGATTCCAATTTTAAATGCTGTTGATATGTCAACATTACCTACTGATATTTTGATGGATATTCAACCTATCTTTTATCAAGACCCTATTGATGCCACTCAAAAAGCATTGGGACTTATGTAG
- a CDS encoding DUF1819 family protein — translation MEYRAITGENFYLIEMKNTCKFILENKVEDDLKNLLKINNILETVSESNFSKKFNTINKRLKSLTDNLKKQIIDTDLASARFVNLYTILCNERFILEFLEEVVKEKYDNYDYYIKESNFSNYMETKSEQSKVIESWTVEGKKKMLVKVKNFLTEGGFLERTSEGYKIIKPIVDSSVIDEIKENGNKKILNIMFY, via the coding sequence ATGGAATACAGAGCAATTACAGGAGAAAATTTCTATTTGATTGAAATGAAAAATACTTGTAAATTTATTTTAGAAAATAAGGTTGAAGATGATTTAAAAAATCTATTAAAAATAAATAATATTTTAGAAACTGTTAGTGAAAGTAATTTTTCAAAAAAATTTAATACTATAAATAAAAGACTAAAATCTTTAACTGACAATTTAAAAAAACAAATAATAGATACTGACTTAGCTTCTGCTAGATTTGTTAATCTTTATACTATATTATGTAATGAAAGATTTATTTTAGAATTTTTAGAAGAAGTAGTTAAAGAGAAATATGATAACTATGATTATTATATAAAAGAAAGTAATTTTTCAAACTATATGGAAACTAAGTCTGAACAATCAAAAGTTATTGAAAGTTGGACAGTAGAAGGCAAAAAGAAAATGTTAGTAAAAGTTAAAAACTTTTTAACAGAAGGTGGATTTTTAGAAAGAACTTCAGAAGGTTATAAAATAATAAAACCTATTGTTGATTCATCTGTTATAGATGAAATTAAAGAAAATGGGAATAAAAAAATATTAAATATAATGTTCTATTAG